The following are encoded in a window of Deinococcus sp. Leaf326 genomic DNA:
- a CDS encoding sulfotransferase — MTHPNFMIIGAAKAGTTSLYHYLRQHPQIYMTPTKETNYFALAGHPLDYSGPGDQDYITRFSITTPEGYAAQFADVREERAIGEASPLYLYDAQTPARLKAAVPDVRLIAVLREPVTRAYSAFSHLIRDGREPATSFADALALEEERITAGWEHIWHYVRMGRYAGQLRRYQALFAPEQLRIYLHDDLLHRPAWVMQDLLSFLEVDPSALPDQSVRHNVSSLSLPHLPPLLPEVHEHLDALFAPERGELAELLGRDLGHWRAHVLTSR; from the coding sequence ATGACCCACCCCAATTTCATGATCATCGGCGCCGCGAAGGCAGGGACCACGTCCCTCTATCACTACCTCCGACAACATCCTCAGATCTACATGACCCCCACCAAAGAAACGAACTACTTCGCTTTGGCTGGTCATCCCCTGGACTACAGCGGCCCTGGGGACCAGGACTACATCACTCGGTTCTCGATTACGACGCCCGAAGGCTATGCCGCCCAGTTCGCCGACGTGCGGGAAGAACGCGCCATCGGAGAGGCCTCGCCGCTGTATCTCTACGATGCACAGACCCCCGCCCGGTTGAAGGCAGCCGTGCCCGATGTTCGGCTGATCGCGGTCCTTCGGGAGCCGGTGACGCGTGCGTACTCCGCGTTCTCCCACCTGATCCGCGATGGTCGTGAACCAGCCACGAGCTTCGCCGATGCCCTTGCCCTGGAAGAGGAGCGCATCACGGCGGGTTGGGAGCACATCTGGCACTACGTCCGCATGGGACGGTATGCCGGGCAACTGCGGCGCTATCAGGCTCTCTTTGCCCCCGAGCAGCTGCGGATCTACTTACACGACGATCTGCTGCATCGCCCTGCCTGGGTGATGCAAGACCTCCTGAGCTTCCTGGAGGTTGATCCCTCTGCGCTGCCGGATCAATCCGTACGACACAACGTGTCATCTCTGAGTCTCCCCCACTTGCCGCCGCTGCTGCCAGAGGTACACGAACACCTGGACGCCTTGTTTGCTCCAGAACGTGGGGAACTGGCTGAGCTTCTCGGTCGGGATCTCGGGCATTGGCGGGCACACGTGCTCACGAGTCGCTGA
- a CDS encoding SMI1/KNR4 family protein yields the protein MASKIPGNIIQNLINLDLNHKQEDLLRFNCTEKYSREDIVNYSTSTGIVFPDFYVDFLINVGACELFTRYDNRNWGGRTIIEVTEFMRLRDIIDYNEAVSPDLIDNITEFVVIGMNSWRDTYLAIDLRRQSNNFGIFTSDSYPEEWHLETDCWYNFEDWLVLLIEGNGRIPR from the coding sequence ATGGCTAGTAAGATTCCAGGAAATATCATTCAAAATCTTATCAATCTTGACTTAAACCATAAACAAGAAGATTTATTAAGATTCAATTGTACAGAAAAATATTCTAGAGAGGATATTGTAAACTATTCTACCTCTACAGGAATAGTATTTCCTGACTTTTATGTTGATTTTTTAATCAATGTGGGTGCTTGTGAATTATTCACAAGATATGATAATAGAAATTGGGGTGGACGGACTATTATAGAAGTGACGGAATTTATGAGGTTACGAGATATTATAGACTATAATGAGGCCGTTTCGCCTGATTTGATTGATAATATAACAGAGTTTGTTGTTATTGGAATGAACAGCTGGCGAGATACTTATCTTGCCATAGATCTCAGACGGCAGTCGAATAACTTCGGAATATTCACGAGCGACTCTTATCCAGAGGAGTGGCATCTAGAGACAGACTGCTGGTACAATTTTGAGGATTGGCTAGTCCTCTTGATAGAAGGTAATGGTAGAATTCCAAGATAA